In one Liolophura sinensis isolate JHLJ2023 chromosome 11, CUHK_Ljap_v2, whole genome shotgun sequence genomic region, the following are encoded:
- the LOC135478206 gene encoding ankyrin repeat and SOCS box protein 14-like yields MKEALELKTFFTSAQVVWTDIRVTFTSINQSWSRALQEAHSGGDIHPGRVEWLSRRKGGFKAAVEVVKGMRQPCAVPHFRMPVNVMNILATMNNEAFRFNREATYKAGAFHTQVNLYDIVDVLLECGLGQTESNQFKQNALMVASKKGHAAIVNRLLDAVECSDRFGYTPLMYAVVEGHIDVVKLLLERGCDPLSRRWSAKDTALHFAASYGHVEITALLLEYISDPDIPDCIGITPLYLAAEEGHLNVVEILAPKCDLYSMCGDKGRPLDAAVEYGHLDCLKYFLEHGDTVMIKDNNGRTPLMKAACRGHVDMVKFLLDRASDISAEDDLGKTALSYAVLSMNPKCVEVLLSAGASVGIVDSDGVALLMVAIKVGQPAIVSLFILAGADLERKWRVNRALDPLYPLELAVKQENFEVVQLLVNAGCTISMEDITNHWNRMEFESGVGYRLHPLPGQSGSTMSLTNDNEAVRSYLKKHAAKPYPLKCHCRKAIWKSLPKPYWCSVGDLPIPNLIKDYLLMAESNSPALQK; encoded by the exons ATGAAAGAGGCTctggagttgaaaacttttttcacctcgGCCCAGGTGGTCTGGACCGACATcagggtcaccttcacatctatcaaccaatcgtggtcgcgagctctg caagaagcccactccggaggggatattcacccaggccgggTAGAATGGTTATCTCGCCgaaagggcggttttaaggcggccgtcgaggttgttaagggcatgaggcagccgtgtgctgtgccccattttaGAATGCCAGTCAATGTaatgaacatcttagccacgatgaacaacGAGGCTTttaggttcaatagagaggccacttacaaagCCGGGGCATTCCATA CACAGGTGAATCTCTACGACATCGTCGACGTTCTACTGGAATGTGGCCTTGGCCAGACGGAATCCAATCAATTTAAACAGAACGCTCTGATGGTGGCCAGCAAGAAGGGCCATGCGGCCATAGTGAATCGTCTCCTGGACGCTGTCGAATGCTCCGATCGATTTGGGTACACGCCTCTTATGTACGCAGTTGTTGAGGGACACATTGATGTCGTGAAACTCTTGTTAGAGAGAGGTTGTGACCCTTTAAGCAGGCGATGGTCCGCTAAGGACACCGCTTTACACTTCGCAGCTTCTTACGGCCATGTGGAGATCACGGCTCTGTTGTTGGAGTACATCTCCGACCCGGACATTCCCGACTGCATAGGCATCACACCTTTATATTTGGCAGCAGAAGAAGGCCACTTGAACGTGGTGGAAATCCTGGCTCCTAAGTGTGACTTGTACAGCATGTGTGGGGACAAAGGACGGCCGCTGGATGCCGCGGTGGAGTACGGCCACCTGGACTGTCTAAAATACTTCCTGGAGCACGGCGATACTGTGATGATCAAGGACAACAACGGACGGACGCCGCTAATGAAAGCGGCTTGTAGGGGACATGTGGACATGGTGAAGTTTCTACTGGACAGAGCCAGTGATATATCGGCAGAGGATGACTTGGGAAAAACAGCACTGTCCTACGCCGTACTGTCAATGAACCCCAAGTGCGTTGAAGTCCTTCTCTCGGCAGGAGCGTCGGTTGGAATTGTTGACTCGGATGGAGTAGCGTTGCTCATGGTTGCCATCAAAGTGGGCCAGCCCGCAATCGTTTCCTTGTTCATTTTAGCCGGAGCTGATCTGGAGAGAAAATGGCGGGTAAACCGTGCTCTGGACCCTCTCTATCCGTTAGAACTGGCCGTGAAGCAGGAAAATTTTGAAGTTGTGCAGCTGCTTGTGAACGCTGGCTGCACGATTTCCATGGAGGATATCACCAATCACTGGAATAGAATGGAATTTGAGAGCGGCGTTGGTTATCGGCTGCATCCTTTACCAGGACAGTCGGGATCGACCATGTCTTTAACGAACGATAACGAAGCTGTGCGTTCTTATCTGAAGAAACATGCGGCAAAACCGTATCCACTCAAGTGCCACTGCCGAAAAGCCATATGGAAATCGCTCCCCAAGCCATATTGGTGCTCTGTGGGAGACctcccaattccgaatcttatCAAGGACTATTTGTTGATGGCGGAAAGTAATTCACCGGCGCTGCAGAAATAA